One stretch of Croceibacterium atlanticum DNA includes these proteins:
- a CDS encoding mechanosensitive ion channel family protein, with amino-acid sequence MDYIAILREQVEGMWAASIALLPNIAIALIILFITWLVSKFAVGIAQRIVGKTQMRESLRRLVETLTRVGIWVFGLLAAAAVVIPGFTPAGLIAGLGIGAVAIGFAFQDIFENFFAGVLIMLREKMQIGDYIEAEGIDGNVEKITLRETHIRQFSGELTILPNSMIFKNPVKIFTDMPERRFDITVGVSYDSDLEKSEAVIRKAVESVETIAKDRGAEVYAVEFGASSIDFLVRWWVDTKNQNLFAVKQEVIFAVKKALDEAEIEIPFPYVTHTFKETVPLPRRSAGSAEV; translated from the coding sequence TTGGATTATATCGCCATTCTTCGTGAACAGGTGGAGGGCATGTGGGCGGCCTCCATCGCATTATTGCCGAATATCGCCATTGCCCTGATCATCCTCTTCATCACCTGGCTGGTGAGCAAATTCGCCGTCGGCATCGCCCAGCGTATCGTCGGCAAGACGCAGATGCGTGAAAGCCTGCGCCGGCTGGTCGAAACGCTGACACGGGTCGGCATCTGGGTTTTCGGCCTGCTGGCGGCTGCCGCTGTCGTCATTCCGGGCTTCACCCCGGCGGGGCTGATTGCCGGGCTGGGAATTGGCGCAGTTGCCATCGGCTTCGCCTTTCAGGACATTTTCGAAAATTTCTTCGCCGGCGTGCTGATCATGCTGCGCGAAAAGATGCAGATCGGCGATTACATCGAGGCGGAGGGGATCGACGGCAATGTGGAGAAGATCACTCTGCGTGAAACCCATATCCGCCAGTTTTCGGGCGAGCTGACGATCCTGCCCAATTCCATGATCTTCAAGAACCCCGTGAAAATCTTCACCGACATGCCGGAACGGCGGTTCGATATCACGGTCGGCGTTTCCTATGACAGCGATCTGGAGAAATCGGAGGCCGTAATCCGCAAGGCGGTGGAATCGGTGGAAACGATCGCCAAGGATCGCGGGGCGGAAGTCTATGCCGTGGAATTCGGCGCCAGTTCGATCGATTTCCTGGTCCGCTGGTGGGTCGATACCAAGAACCAGAACCTGTTTGCGGTGAAGCAGGAAGTCATCTTCGCCGTGAAGAAGGCACTGGATGAAGCGGAGATAGAAATTCCGTTTCCCTATGTTACCCACACTTTCAAGGAAACGGTGCCCCTGCCCCGCCGTTCGGCAGGATCGGCCGAAGTCTAG
- a CDS encoding MoaF N-terminal domain-containing protein yields MARQAYPDVPLFRYDYTDLDKARIAQALAAPAQAGPASRSELDDRLAGTTLTIITEDAGPLSWQFRPGRRLAFDGKECGYGALALGHVTLIAHLVPGTTTGFAIAWDRDNGLATVFELWFGDGPAPVAREVNRAIHFGKVENTPATQDRHQPTARVEGRALSWTEDTGNRTIDYYPSAMYSHWVELDRLNEGRGYSAPSDYIQLTEDIYAYTRTESEFSGLWHMYLMDMNRLESVGLRLGFNGADELEYYMFRGTGEWLGQIARFEEFGDVSGDPIKIENGKKGERRIYRPLQTMPRMTPEQVAAAVARGPKIFDGPSIMAGNGLPPSKAMAGRNFTVRYDAGPVMEYRITGPDRLEWRKDGSGGWTGARYNAWETMPGVFIFGHFLEGSKDHDGHIVVADFESGMATCFHGYLNTPFFANEAGAETWFGKLEGAEVPDPGGKRHERTMDMIGRAFTWNYSPGLTSMHVYSTPNTVSWVIFTPDGHGGTEWSGTGDFIKIRDQLYFCRWQEEACNGTLGTILINMRTMHDSGIGYHCGEEGLSISAIGAFARHAGKIDVDKFFGGKA; encoded by the coding sequence ATGGCCCGACAGGCCTATCCGGACGTGCCGTTATTTCGGTACGACTACACCGATCTGGACAAGGCCCGGATCGCGCAGGCACTTGCCGCCCCGGCGCAGGCTGGCCCTGCCAGCAGGAGCGAACTGGACGACAGGCTCGCCGGGACAACTCTTACCATAATCACCGAAGATGCCGGCCCGCTGAGCTGGCAATTCAGGCCGGGGCGCCGGCTGGCCTTTGACGGCAAGGAATGTGGATATGGCGCGCTGGCCCTGGGCCATGTGACGCTGATCGCCCATCTGGTGCCGGGCACGACCACCGGCTTTGCCATTGCTTGGGACCGGGACAACGGCCTGGCCACGGTCTTCGAACTCTGGTTCGGAGACGGACCGGCCCCTGTGGCGCGCGAGGTGAACCGGGCAATCCATTTTGGCAAGGTCGAAAACACGCCCGCCACACAGGACAGGCACCAGCCGACCGCCCGCGTGGAAGGCCGCGCCCTTTCCTGGACGGAGGACACCGGCAACCGTACGATCGATTATTACCCATCCGCCATGTATTCGCATTGGGTGGAGCTGGACCGGCTGAATGAAGGACGCGGCTATTCCGCCCCTTCGGACTACATACAGCTGACCGAGGATATCTACGCCTATACGCGGACCGAGTCCGAGTTTTCGGGCCTGTGGCATATGTATCTGATGGATATGAACCGGCTGGAATCGGTCGGCTTGCGGCTCGGCTTCAACGGCGCGGACGAGCTGGAATATTACATGTTCCGGGGCACGGGCGAATGGCTGGGCCAGATCGCCCGGTTCGAGGAATTCGGCGATGTAAGCGGCGATCCGATCAAGATCGAAAACGGCAAGAAGGGCGAAAGGCGGATCTATCGCCCGCTGCAGACAATGCCCAGGATGACGCCCGAACAGGTTGCCGCCGCAGTTGCCCGGGGGCCGAAGATATTCGACGGTCCCAGTATCATGGCCGGGAACGGCCTGCCGCCGAGCAAGGCCATGGCAGGGCGGAATTTCACGGTGCGCTATGATGCCGGGCCGGTCATGGAATACCGGATCACCGGCCCGGACAGGCTGGAATGGCGCAAGGACGGTTCCGGCGGATGGACCGGGGCCCGATATAATGCGTGGGAAACCATGCCCGGCGTCTTCATCTTCGGACATTTCCTGGAAGGGTCGAAGGATCATGACGGCCATATTGTCGTCGCCGATTTCGAAAGTGGCATGGCCACCTGCTTCCACGGCTATCTGAACACGCCCTTCTTCGCGAATGAAGCGGGCGCGGAAACCTGGTTCGGCAAGCTGGAGGGTGCGGAAGTTCCCGATCCGGGCGGCAAGCGGCACGAACGGACGATGGACATGATCGGCCGTGCCTTCACCTGGAACTATTCCCCCGGCCTGACCTCCATGCATGTCTATTCCACGCCCAATACGGTCAGCTGGGTAATCTTCACCCCGGATGGCCATGGCGGCACGGAATGGAGCGGCACGGGCGATTTCATCAAGATCCGCGACCAGCTCTATTTCTGCCGCTGGCAGGAAGAGGCCTGCAACGGCACGCTGGGCACCATCCTCATCAACATGCGCACCATGCATGACAGCGGCATCGGCTATCATTGCGGCGAGGAAGGTCTGTCCATCAGCGCGATAGGCGCCTTTGCGCGCCATGCCGGCAAGATCGATGTCGACAAGTTCTTCGGAGGCAAGGCATGA
- a CDS encoding tannase/feruloyl esterase family alpha/beta hydrolase — MRMKIAAAVGLAALAAGCASNEGEAGTSITLAGAEACSADQIGSLDGETKWVEAAEGLPAYCEVTATLHPAEGSDIGVVYRLPESWNGKILGIGGGGWAGNVTLMAASEGLKKGYATLQTDGGNAGTDVWNNGWIAENPEAAKDFSYRAIHELTVAGKQLVEAVYGQKQDRAYFQGCSTGGRMALMEAQRFPDDYDAISAGAPVYSLQVQTSAVLRNNTFARNNGGFSAEDLQLANNAALAACDSADGVEDGIINDPRQCSWDPAELQCDGAKTDSCLAPAQVTALKTIYEGIRTPEDEWAMFPMSKGGETGWSLFVGTEGTGEDATGGGGLKNLEPLLFGGRSVDFATLSAEKDVPELRSSDFARMYEATDPDLSAFFANGGKLILWHGENDPGPSPVGANDYARAVLNTAEGASDNMRYFLLPGVEHCAGGPGADMIEWLDTLDDWASGGEAPERVIGTKRDGSLTRPHCAWPNVAEYKGEGEANDPANWQCVARKS; from the coding sequence ATGAGAATGAAGATTGCTGCTGCGGTCGGGCTTGCAGCGCTTGCCGCCGGCTGCGCCTCCAATGAAGGGGAAGCCGGCACCAGCATCACCCTGGCAGGGGCCGAAGCATGTTCGGCCGACCAGATCGGATCGCTCGACGGCGAAACGAAATGGGTGGAAGCGGCAGAAGGTCTTCCCGCCTATTGCGAAGTCACCGCCACGCTGCACCCGGCAGAAGGGTCCGATATCGGTGTCGTCTATCGCCTGCCGGAAAGCTGGAACGGCAAGATCCTGGGCATTGGCGGCGGCGGCTGGGCCGGAAATGTCACGTTGATGGCCGCCAGCGAAGGGCTGAAAAAAGGTTATGCCACCTTGCAGACAGATGGCGGCAATGCCGGGACCGATGTGTGGAACAATGGCTGGATCGCCGAAAATCCCGAAGCGGCAAAGGATTTCAGCTACCGCGCGATCCACGAACTGACCGTGGCGGGCAAGCAGCTGGTCGAAGCAGTTTATGGCCAAAAACAGGATCGCGCCTATTTCCAGGGCTGTTCCACCGGCGGACGCATGGCGTTGATGGAAGCGCAGCGTTTCCCGGATGATTATGACGCGATCAGTGCCGGCGCGCCGGTCTATTCATTGCAGGTGCAAACCAGCGCCGTTTTGCGCAACAATACATTCGCCCGCAATAATGGTGGCTTCAGCGCGGAAGATCTGCAACTCGCCAATAATGCCGCCCTCGCCGCCTGCGACAGCGCCGATGGCGTGGAAGACGGCATCATCAACGATCCGCGCCAGTGCAGCTGGGATCCGGCCGAATTGCAATGCGATGGCGCCAAGACCGATAGCTGCCTTGCCCCGGCGCAGGTGACTGCGCTCAAGACAATCTATGAAGGCATCAGGACGCCGGAAGATGAATGGGCGATGTTCCCCATGAGCAAGGGCGGCGAAACGGGCTGGAGCCTGTTTGTCGGCACCGAAGGCACGGGCGAAGATGCCACCGGCGGCGGCGGGCTCAAGAATCTGGAACCGCTGCTGTTTGGCGGCCGCTCGGTCGATTTCGCCACGCTCTCAGCGGAAAAGGACGTGCCCGAACTGCGCAGCAGCGATTTCGCCAGGATGTATGAGGCAACCGATCCGGATCTTTCCGCCTTCTTCGCCAATGGCGGCAAGCTGATCCTGTGGCATGGTGAAAACGATCCGGGTCCGAGCCCGGTCGGCGCCAATGATTATGCCAGGGCCGTTCTGAACACGGCGGAAGGCGCATCGGACAATATGCGCTACTTCCTGTTGCCCGGCGTCGAACATTGCGCCGGGGGACCGGGCGCCGACATGATCGAATGGCTGGACACGCTGGACGACTGGGCCAGCGGCGGCGAAGCGCCGGAACGGGTGATCGGGACCAAGCGCGACGGATCGTTGACCCGTCCGCATTGCGCATGGCCCAATGTCGCCGAATACAAGGGCGAAGGCGAAGCGAACGATCCGGCCAATTGGCAATGCGTGGCGCGTAAGAGCTAG